A single Pseudoalteromonas rubra DNA region contains:
- the glgX gene encoding glycogen debranching protein GlgX — translation MLTSHRGQPSPLGSTLHEQGVNFAVYAPAAAQMQLCLFDQSGHSEIAKVTMYRHEGGLWSVFVSPLRAGTLYGYRADGAYVPEKGQLFNQHKLLLDPYCKDFQGEFTWSERHFCHLPVGTLNESDNAVDMPKSSVTDIARYDGQRPNIPWSKTLIYECHVRGATKHCEFVPKPLRGKFLGLSHSNFIAHLASLGVTTVELLPCHAFISEQFLTTKGLKNYWGYNSLSFFVPHKAFLVEGQISEFQQMVREFHLAGIEVILDVVYNHTAEGGLDGPTLSLKGLNNTGYYRMLGEQAHYINDTGCGNTLNIDDPFTLKLVMDSLRYWVEYMGVDGFRFDLATILARTEHGFNSQHSFLQAVAQDPVLSKVKLIAEPWDVGPGGYQLGGFPSPWREWNDKYRDTVRRFWRGDAGTLSELAKRVHGSHELFEHNQRGPLNSVNFITSHDGFTLADWVSYEQKHNFANGEENRDGHSENISFNCGIEGQTEQAHILALRHQIQKSALITLMMSKGVPMLAAGSEIAHSQQGNNNAYCQDNDINWLSWPRSITERLTQNRRIKKEWDDDQESALCALIAQLQEIRCHYAIFHHPFYIHTQDERFNISWFNKEARPMSEGDWHDSNNKTLIYMLTDTLRKQNLLVILHAGSDDVEAKLPAIPGVAWQLSLSSAHPTESIEKSQQTQSLSAHSAWVYQSHNEDLKND, via the coding sequence ATGTTAACGTCGCACAGGGGCCAACCCTCACCATTAGGTAGTACTTTGCATGAACAAGGGGTCAACTTTGCGGTGTATGCACCGGCGGCTGCCCAGATGCAACTTTGCCTGTTTGATCAAAGTGGCCATAGTGAAATTGCTAAGGTCACTATGTATCGTCATGAGGGGGGGCTTTGGTCTGTATTTGTTTCTCCGCTGCGTGCGGGAACATTATATGGCTATCGTGCAGATGGTGCTTATGTGCCTGAAAAGGGCCAGCTGTTTAATCAACATAAATTATTGTTAGACCCATATTGCAAAGATTTTCAGGGGGAGTTTACCTGGAGTGAGCGCCACTTTTGTCATTTGCCCGTTGGCACCCTTAACGAAAGTGACAATGCGGTAGATATGCCAAAATCCAGTGTCACAGACATTGCCCGATACGATGGTCAAAGACCAAATATACCCTGGTCAAAAACCCTTATCTATGAATGTCATGTACGCGGAGCAACCAAGCATTGTGAGTTTGTGCCTAAGCCTTTGCGTGGCAAGTTCCTTGGCTTAAGTCACAGTAACTTTATTGCTCACCTTGCCAGTCTGGGGGTCACGACGGTGGAACTGCTGCCATGTCACGCCTTTATCTCTGAGCAGTTTTTAACGACTAAGGGGCTGAAGAACTACTGGGGCTACAACTCTTTAAGCTTTTTTGTGCCTCATAAAGCGTTTTTGGTAGAAGGACAGATCAGCGAGTTTCAGCAAATGGTTCGCGAGTTTCACCTTGCAGGCATTGAGGTGATCCTGGACGTTGTATACAACCACACAGCAGAAGGCGGGCTAGACGGACCAACCTTATCACTCAAAGGACTAAATAACACCGGGTATTATCGTATGTTGGGAGAGCAGGCCCATTATATCAACGATACCGGTTGTGGAAATACCCTTAACATCGATGATCCTTTTACGCTAAAGCTGGTTATGGATAGCTTAAGGTACTGGGTTGAATATATGGGGGTTGATGGATTTAGATTTGACTTGGCAACGATATTGGCTCGCACTGAGCACGGCTTTAATTCGCAGCATAGCTTCTTGCAGGCGGTCGCACAGGATCCTGTGCTGAGTAAAGTTAAGTTAATTGCTGAACCCTGGGATGTTGGCCCGGGCGGCTATCAGTTAGGCGGTTTTCCTTCTCCGTGGCGTGAGTGGAATGATAAATATCGGGACACTGTGAGACGGTTCTGGCGCGGAGATGCTGGTACTCTGTCCGAACTAGCTAAACGTGTGCATGGCTCTCATGAGCTGTTTGAACATAACCAACGTGGGCCGCTTAATTCTGTTAATTTTATTACCAGCCATGACGGGTTTACGCTCGCTGATTGGGTGAGTTATGAACAAAAGCACAACTTTGCTAATGGTGAGGAGAACCGTGATGGTCACAGTGAGAATATCTCGTTTAATTGCGGAATAGAGGGCCAGACGGAACAAGCACACATATTGGCACTGAGACATCAAATTCAAAAAAGTGCTCTAATTACGCTCATGATGTCAAAAGGTGTACCGATGTTAGCCGCGGGCTCGGAGATCGCCCATTCTCAGCAAGGCAATAACAACGCATATTGTCAGGACAATGACATCAACTGGTTGAGTTGGCCGCGAAGTATCACGGAGCGCTTAACTCAGAATCGACGCATAAAGAAAGAATGGGATGATGATCAAGAAAGCGCTTTGTGTGCCTTGATAGCTCAGCTTCAGGAAATCAGATGTCATTACGCGATATTTCATCACCCGTTTTATATCCATACACAAGATGAAAGATTCAACATTAGCTGGTTCAACAAAGAGGCACGTCCAATGTCGGAAGGGGATTGGCATGACAGCAATAATAAAACGCTGATCTATATGTTGACGGATACGCTCAGAAAGCAAAATTTACTGGTGATATTACATGCCGGCAGTGACGATGTGGAGGCGAAATTACCGGCGATTCCAGGTGTTGCCTGGCAGCTGTCACTTAGCTCTGCACACCCTACGGAAAGCATTGAAAAAAGTCAACAGACTCAATCCCTGAGTGCACACAGTGCCTGGGTATATCAATCTCATAATGAGGATCTCAAGAATGACTAA
- the glgC gene encoding glucose-1-phosphate adenylyltransferase, which yields MPSYANRYISNLTRETYALILAGGRGSRLHELTDWRAKPAVYFGGKHRIIDFPLSNCINSGIRRVGIATQYKSHSLIRHVNRAWGHFKKELGESVEILPASQRYGDEWYCGTADAVFQNMDIIRHELPKYVMILSGDHVYRMDYGALLAKHVETGADMTVCCLEVPCEDAANTFGVMTVDENKRVRRFDEKPASPSEIPGKPGVCLASMGNYVFNTEFLFEQLKKDAEREGSGRDFGHDIIPAIIEEHNVFAFPFRDPSHPGQPYWRDVGTLDSFWEANMELVSPQPQLDLYDPSWPIWTYQEQLPPAKFIFDDDERRGMAVDSTVSGGCIISGSRVRKSLLFSNVHVHSYCEIEGAVVLPGVVIERHCRIKNAIIDRSCHIPEGMEIGYDQEQDKRNGFRVSKNGIVLVTRDMLVALEKQQLLAGQNQETA from the coding sequence ATGCCCAGTTATGCAAACCGTTATATTAGTAACCTGACCAGAGAAACTTATGCATTGATCCTGGCTGGTGGTCGTGGTAGTAGGCTGCATGAGCTGACCGACTGGAGAGCAAAGCCCGCGGTGTATTTTGGAGGCAAACACAGAATAATAGACTTTCCGTTATCAAATTGCATTAACTCGGGGATCCGCCGGGTTGGCATAGCGACACAGTATAAATCGCACTCTTTGATCCGCCATGTCAACCGCGCTTGGGGTCACTTTAAGAAAGAGCTGGGAGAGTCAGTTGAGATTTTACCGGCGTCTCAGCGTTATGGTGACGAGTGGTACTGCGGTACGGCGGATGCCGTATTCCAGAATATGGACATTATTCGTCACGAGCTGCCTAAATATGTGATGATTTTATCAGGCGACCATGTTTATAGAATGGATTACGGTGCTTTGTTGGCAAAGCATGTCGAAACCGGTGCCGATATGACCGTATGTTGCCTAGAAGTACCGTGTGAGGATGCTGCCAATACCTTTGGAGTGATGACAGTTGATGAGAACAAGCGAGTCCGACGTTTTGATGAAAAGCCGGCTTCGCCAAGTGAGATCCCGGGCAAACCTGGCGTCTGTTTAGCTTCAATGGGCAATTACGTGTTCAACACGGAGTTTCTGTTTGAGCAGCTAAAGAAAGACGCGGAGCGCGAAGGTTCAGGCAGAGATTTTGGTCATGATATCATTCCGGCCATTATCGAAGAGCATAATGTATTTGCATTTCCATTTCGTGATCCCAGCCACCCGGGTCAACCTTACTGGCGTGACGTGGGCACACTAGATTCGTTCTGGGAAGCGAATATGGAGCTGGTATCTCCGCAACCACAGCTTGATTTGTATGACCCGAGCTGGCCAATTTGGACGTATCAGGAGCAGTTACCACCGGCGAAGTTTATTTTTGATGACGATGAAAGGCGTGGTATGGCTGTGGATTCAACGGTATCTGGCGGCTGTATTATTTCTGGATCCAGAGTACGAAAATCTCTATTGTTTTCAAATGTTCATGTACATTCGTATTGTGAAATAGAAGGCGCAGTGGTTCTGCCAGGTGTGGTGATTGAGCGACATTGTCGTATCAAAAATGCCATTATTGATCGCAGCTGTCACATACCGGAAGGCATGGAGATTGGTTATGATCAGGAGCAAGATAAAAGAAATGGCTTCAGAGTCTCTAAAAACGGCATAGTGCTGGTGACCCGTGATATGCTTGTTGCACTAGAAAAGCAACAGCTGTTGGCAGGTCAGAACCAGGAAACGGCGTAA
- the glgB gene encoding 1,4-alpha-glucan branching protein GlgB: protein MNSASKSPIVTLDYAAQISALDAGCFRDAFSFLGLHSTGQGSIIRVYMPGALAVSVNDGRHTTAMQRIGQSALFVVEFSRDVSSGYHLTVEFIDTVITSRDAYDFSSALDESAMYLFNEGSLEHGYLHFGARGITHQGCNGTQFCVWAPNARSVSVIGEFNHWQPSQHFMRFHPASGVWDLFIPHLTGEQGYKYAIVGVDGEVTERADPYAVKMQQAPGTASVIQPAQPCMILSDADKVQRRKRNAIDAPIAIYEVHLGSWKRRVEENNRYLTYRELADDLLPYVKELGFTHVQLMPISEYPFDGSWGYQPVGLFAPTSRFGSLDDFRYFITQCTALELGVLIDWVPGHFPSDPHGLHRFDGTHLYEHADSRQGYHPDWNTFIYNYERPEVKSYLLSNANYWLDVFKLDGLRVDAVASMLYLDYSRNDGEWVPNQFGGRENLGAIDCIQSVNTRSYGRHPHIMMVAEESTAWPGVTQAVDHNGLGFGFKWNMGWMNDSLSYMQRDPIHRKYHHHEMTFSMAYAYSENYILPLSHDEVVHGKGALLSKMPGDDWQQFANLRAYYSFMYAHPGKKLLFMGSELAPRTEWDHNTTLDWSLLESSAHQGIYQTVKSLNHLYKNTPALYELDNSPCGFQWIDCHNGDQSILSFARFGKSSADLVVVVSHFTPQVLHSYRIGVPKSGIYQVVFNSDDSSLYGSGTTPVAHQQQMIQSKAIASHGFENSIEITIGPLSTTYLQYLSAATPC, encoded by the coding sequence ATGAATTCAGCAAGTAAATCGCCCATTGTAACCCTCGACTACGCAGCACAAATCTCGGCATTAGATGCCGGGTGCTTTCGTGACGCCTTCTCTTTTCTGGGCTTACACAGTACCGGGCAAGGCTCAATTATAAGGGTGTACATGCCTGGAGCTTTGGCCGTATCAGTAAATGATGGACGCCACACCACAGCCATGCAACGCATCGGGCAATCTGCTCTGTTTGTCGTTGAGTTTAGCCGCGACGTTTCGTCGGGGTATCACCTGACAGTTGAATTTATTGATACGGTGATTACAAGCCGAGACGCTTATGACTTCAGTAGTGCGCTGGATGAGTCCGCGATGTATTTATTTAATGAAGGTTCTCTAGAACATGGTTACCTTCATTTCGGTGCAAGGGGTATTACCCATCAGGGCTGTAATGGTACGCAATTTTGCGTTTGGGCACCCAATGCGCGTAGTGTTTCTGTCATTGGCGAGTTTAACCATTGGCAGCCTTCGCAGCACTTTATGCGTTTTCATCCTGCCAGTGGAGTGTGGGATCTCTTCATACCTCATCTCACAGGCGAGCAGGGATACAAGTATGCCATCGTAGGAGTCGATGGTGAGGTGACTGAACGCGCAGACCCGTATGCTGTTAAGATGCAGCAAGCGCCCGGTACCGCAAGTGTAATTCAGCCTGCTCAGCCGTGTATGATATTGAGTGATGCAGATAAGGTACAACGCCGAAAGCGCAATGCCATTGATGCCCCGATTGCGATATATGAAGTACACCTTGGCTCCTGGAAACGCAGAGTAGAAGAGAATAACCGTTATCTGACTTATCGTGAGCTGGCTGACGACTTATTGCCTTACGTTAAGGAGCTTGGTTTTACGCATGTTCAGCTAATGCCTATTAGTGAATACCCATTTGATGGTTCATGGGGTTATCAGCCCGTAGGGCTTTTTGCGCCAACTAGCCGCTTCGGCAGCCTTGACGATTTTCGCTATTTTATCACTCAATGTACGGCGCTGGAGCTGGGAGTGTTGATTGATTGGGTGCCGGGCCACTTCCCATCGGATCCGCACGGTTTGCACCGATTTGACGGCACGCACTTATATGAACACGCAGATAGTCGTCAAGGTTATCATCCCGACTGGAACACTTTTATCTACAACTATGAACGTCCGGAAGTAAAAAGTTATTTGCTTTCTAATGCAAATTATTGGCTTGATGTCTTTAAGCTGGATGGCCTCAGAGTGGATGCTGTTGCTTCCATGTTGTATCTCGATTATTCGCGCAATGATGGCGAGTGGGTCCCTAATCAGTTTGGGGGCAGGGAAAACCTTGGAGCGATCGACTGCATTCAATCGGTCAACACCCGCAGCTATGGCAGGCATCCACATATCATGATGGTGGCTGAGGAGTCGACGGCCTGGCCTGGAGTCACTCAGGCTGTTGATCACAATGGATTAGGATTCGGCTTTAAATGGAACATGGGATGGATGAACGACAGTCTGAGCTATATGCAAAGAGACCCAATCCACAGGAAGTATCACCACCATGAAATGACCTTTTCTATGGCGTATGCGTACTCGGAAAATTACATTTTACCGCTTAGCCATGATGAAGTCGTACATGGCAAAGGGGCATTGCTGAGTAAAATGCCAGGTGACGATTGGCAGCAATTTGCTAACTTGCGGGCCTATTATAGCTTTATGTATGCTCACCCGGGCAAAAAACTGTTGTTTATGGGCAGCGAATTGGCACCCCGCACTGAATGGGATCATAACACGACACTGGACTGGTCATTGCTGGAATCATCCGCTCACCAGGGGATTTATCAGACCGTCAAATCGCTCAATCATTTATATAAAAACACCCCAGCTTTGTATGAGCTAGACAATTCGCCTTGTGGGTTTCAGTGGATAGATTGTCATAATGGTGACCAGTCAATTTTGAGTTTCGCACGGTTCGGTAAATCCAGTGCTGATCTTGTCGTGGTAGTCAGTCACTTTACGCCGCAGGTGCTGCATAGTTATCGGATTGGTGTCCCCAAAAGTGGCATATATCAGGTGGTTTTTAACTCCGATGACAGTAGCCTGTATGGGAGTGGAACCACGCCAGTTGCGCATCAACAGCAAATGATACAAAGCAAGGCCATTGCCAGTCATGGCTTTGAAAACAGTATTGAAATCACCATAGGCCCATTGAGCACTACCTATTTACAATATTTGAGTGCTGCTACGCCATGTTAA
- a CDS encoding glycogen/starch/alpha-glucan phosphorylase, with product MTKKTSNVCVVKHWQEAPKLDESTLADDLMRHFYYTLGRDKVGDSKHYLFQALALTVRDRLVARCRATNQYLADNQCKRAAYLSLEFLMGRALGNAVLSLDLEKQTREALKEYCTEFEYVEQAEHDAGLGNGGLGRLAACFLDSCATLALPVIGYGIRYEYGMFNQSMEQGFQMEQPDNWLREGHPWEMPAPEQARVIKFFGHVEAHQDKQGRTHRMWVNTQDVLAVPYDVPIPGYRNGVVNTLRLWKSEATDEFNLKEFNAGSYSEAVAKKNLAEQITMVLYPNDSSENGKELRLRQQYFLSSASLQDILHQWVEQHGTDFSEFSDLHVFQLNDTHPSIAVAELMRLLIDEYELEWEQAWSITNSTMAYTNHTLLPEALEKWSVSLFARLLPRLLEIIYEINARFLSEVALMWPGDMEKQRALSLIEEGDHPQIRMAYLAIVGSFSVNGVAALHTELLKSGLFHDFYQLWPAKFNNKTNGVTPRRWLAYCNPALAELITSKIGEQWQADYAEIKSLRRYYDNKAFQSQWQSVKQSNKAKLAKLVQERCDVEFDASMMFDVQVKRIHEYKRQLLNILHVISLYDRIRRGDTQGMVPRCVLFGGKAAPGYAMAKLVIKLINNVANVVNKDAKAKSLLRVAFFPNYNVTAMETICAATDLSQQISTAGKEASGTGNMKFMMNGALTIGTLDGANIEIREQVGADNFFLFGATAQQAEEVRQHYDPNAIIQSSQALSNTMALLESGHFNLFEPGIFNDIIAAIRSPHDPWLVAHDFDSYLDAQQRAAETYQDQSQWLRMSILNTAASGSFSSDRTIQQYCDDIWRLTPMQ from the coding sequence ATGACTAAGAAAACGTCAAATGTGTGTGTCGTAAAGCATTGGCAGGAAGCCCCAAAACTGGATGAAAGCACGCTGGCTGATGATTTGATGCGGCATTTTTACTATACCCTGGGACGTGACAAAGTTGGAGATTCAAAACATTATTTGTTTCAGGCGTTAGCGCTGACAGTCAGAGATAGGCTGGTAGCAAGATGCAGAGCAACTAACCAATACCTTGCCGACAACCAGTGTAAACGTGCAGCGTACTTGTCATTGGAATTTTTGATGGGCAGAGCGTTAGGTAACGCGGTGTTGAGTCTGGATCTGGAGAAACAAACGCGCGAAGCGCTAAAAGAATATTGCACCGAATTTGAATATGTTGAGCAGGCAGAGCATGATGCCGGGCTGGGTAATGGTGGCCTGGGTCGTCTTGCCGCGTGTTTTTTGGATAGTTGCGCGACGCTGGCTCTCCCCGTTATTGGTTATGGGATCCGTTATGAGTACGGTATGTTCAACCAATCAATGGAGCAGGGGTTTCAGATGGAGCAGCCAGACAATTGGTTACGTGAAGGCCACCCTTGGGAAATGCCAGCACCAGAGCAAGCCAGAGTGATCAAGTTTTTTGGTCACGTTGAGGCACACCAGGATAAACAGGGTCGTACTCATCGTATGTGGGTGAATACTCAGGATGTTCTGGCGGTACCTTATGACGTGCCTATTCCGGGATATCGAAATGGAGTTGTGAACACCTTACGACTATGGAAATCGGAAGCGACGGATGAATTTAACTTAAAGGAATTCAATGCCGGGAGTTATTCCGAGGCGGTTGCCAAGAAAAACCTCGCCGAGCAGATCACTATGGTGCTGTACCCGAACGACAGCAGTGAAAATGGGAAAGAGCTGAGACTTAGACAGCAGTATTTCCTGTCGAGTGCCAGTTTACAGGATATCTTGCATCAGTGGGTTGAGCAACACGGCACTGATTTTAGTGAATTTTCCGACTTACATGTGTTCCAGCTTAATGATACCCATCCGAGTATTGCAGTCGCAGAGCTGATGAGGCTCCTGATTGATGAGTATGAACTCGAATGGGAGCAGGCATGGTCAATCACCAATTCAACCATGGCCTATACTAACCACACTCTGTTGCCGGAGGCATTAGAAAAGTGGTCTGTGTCCTTGTTTGCTCGTCTGTTACCCCGCCTGCTGGAGATTATTTACGAGATAAATGCGCGCTTTTTATCGGAAGTGGCACTGATGTGGCCTGGAGATATGGAAAAGCAGCGTGCGTTGTCACTTATAGAAGAAGGTGATCACCCGCAGATCCGCATGGCTTATCTGGCAATAGTAGGAAGCTTTTCAGTAAATGGTGTTGCTGCATTGCACACAGAGCTACTTAAATCTGGTTTATTTCACGATTTTTATCAGCTCTGGCCTGCAAAATTTAATAACAAAACGAACGGTGTAACGCCCAGACGTTGGCTTGCTTACTGTAACCCAGCGTTGGCTGAATTAATTACCAGCAAGATTGGTGAACAATGGCAGGCGGACTACGCTGAAATCAAGTCATTGCGTCGTTACTACGATAACAAAGCGTTCCAGAGTCAGTGGCAATCGGTTAAACAAAGTAATAAGGCAAAACTTGCTAAGTTGGTGCAGGAACGTTGCGATGTGGAATTTGACGCCAGCATGATGTTCGATGTGCAGGTTAAGCGCATTCATGAGTACAAACGCCAACTGCTGAATATTCTGCATGTGATTTCCTTATATGACCGCATTCGTCGTGGCGATACTCAAGGCATGGTGCCCCGCTGCGTGTTGTTTGGTGGTAAGGCTGCACCTGGCTATGCAATGGCTAAGTTGGTAATTAAGCTAATTAATAATGTTGCGAATGTCGTTAATAAAGATGCGAAGGCCAAATCACTTCTTCGAGTCGCATTTTTCCCAAATTATAATGTAACGGCCATGGAAACGATTTGCGCCGCGACGGACTTGTCACAGCAAATTTCAACGGCGGGCAAAGAAGCATCTGGCACCGGGAACATGAAGTTTATGATGAATGGTGCACTCACCATTGGCACCCTGGATGGCGCAAATATTGAAATTAGAGAACAGGTGGGGGCAGATAACTTTTTCTTGTTTGGTGCTACCGCACAACAAGCAGAGGAAGTGCGCCAGCACTATGACCCAAATGCCATCATTCAATCCAGTCAGGCACTAAGTAATACTATGGCGCTGTTGGAAAGTGGCCATTTCAACTTATTTGAACCCGGCATTTTCAACGACATCATTGCCGCGATCCGCAGCCCTCACGATCCCTGGTTGGTTGCACACGACTTTGACAGCTACTTGGATGCACAACAACGTGCCGCAGAAACCTATCAGGACCAGTCGCAGTGGCTGAGAATGAGCATACTTAACACGGCCGCTAGTGGCAGTTTTTCTAGCGATCGCACTATTCAACAATATTGTGACGATATTTGGCGCTTAACCCCAATGCAGTAG